Proteins encoded within one genomic window of Geotalea daltonii FRC-32:
- a CDS encoding ribonuclease D, whose translation MQKQSDSTNSPAKGIIETQKDLNLLVEQLSRENILAFDLEADSLHHYTEKVCLIQVSNLSQTALIDPLAPVDLSPLAPVLADRGIRKVFHGADYDMRSLYRDFGLEVCNMFDTMIACQFLGEKEVGLAAALKKRFGVELNKKYQKADWSKRPFSAEMIEYAKMDTALLIRLYLQLEEELRAKGRLEWVEEESELVSCVRAASRDHEPLFIRFKGAAKLKPRALAVLEELLRMRDEKARKKDVPPFRILGNEPLRELAELQPRTLADLNGIPGLTQKLIETFGREILKVVAKGAAIPVARLPHFPSTARMIRDRDQEARLKRLKEWREAKAVELGLGVGIIANNSLLEALADTAPSSPEALAEIPFIKCWQRKEFAAELLDIIQ comes from the coding sequence TTGCAAAAGCAATCAGATAGCACCAATTCTCCTGCAAAAGGCATTATCGAAACCCAGAAGGACTTGAACCTGCTGGTGGAACAACTTAGCAGGGAAAATATCCTGGCCTTCGACCTGGAAGCAGATTCGCTCCATCACTACACGGAAAAGGTATGCCTGATCCAGGTATCAAACCTTTCACAGACTGCTCTCATCGATCCATTAGCCCCGGTTGACCTCTCGCCTCTGGCCCCGGTGCTCGCCGACCGTGGCATACGCAAAGTCTTTCACGGCGCCGACTACGACATGCGTTCCCTTTATCGCGACTTCGGGTTGGAAGTGTGCAACATGTTCGACACCATGATCGCCTGCCAGTTCCTGGGAGAGAAAGAGGTCGGCCTGGCGGCTGCATTGAAGAAGAGATTCGGCGTGGAGTTGAACAAGAAGTATCAGAAGGCGGATTGGAGCAAACGCCCCTTTTCCGCGGAAATGATCGAATATGCGAAAATGGACACGGCACTTCTCATCAGGCTTTATCTGCAACTTGAAGAAGAGTTGCGCGCCAAGGGGCGCCTGGAATGGGTCGAGGAAGAGTCAGAGCTGGTTTCCTGCGTTAGAGCGGCTTCAAGGGATCATGAGCCGCTCTTTATCCGCTTCAAGGGGGCGGCAAAGCTGAAACCACGCGCCTTGGCGGTGCTGGAGGAACTACTGCGGATGCGGGACGAAAAGGCACGAAAAAAGGATGTCCCCCCTTTTCGCATCCTCGGCAACGAGCCATTACGGGAGCTGGCCGAACTGCAGCCGCGGACTCTGGCGGATCTGAATGGCATACCGGGGCTGACGCAAAAACTGATCGAAACATTCGGAAGGGAAATTCTCAAGGTGGTGGCAAAGGGAGCGGCAATCCCGGTGGCCAGACTGCCGCATTTCCCTTCAACAGCGCGCATGATAAGGGATCGCGACCAGGAAGCGCGCCTGAAACGGCTGAAGGAGTGGCGAGAAGCAAAGGCAGTGGAGCTGGGACTTGGTGTGGGCATCATCGCCAACAACAGCCTGCTGGAAGCTCTCGCTGATACAGCTCCCAGCAGCCCGGAGGCGTTGGCGGAAATACCATTTATAAAATGTTGGCAAAGGAAGGAATTTGCCGCAGAACTGCTGGATATTATCCAGTAG
- the hisC gene encoding histidinol-phosphate transaminase yields MIKLRKNIANMAGYVPGYQPEDPAAYIKLNTNENSYPPSPKVIEAIIAEVGEGLKRYPDAASRAAREAAAELYGFPPEWVIMANGSDEVLNNLIRAFADEGDEIAFVYPSYSYYATLAEVQGARVKTFGLTEDWKLKDFPKIYEGRIFFLTNPNAPLGFTFSQTYIEELAGRVSGTLVIDETYADFAEVTSLELVRKYDNVVVTRTFSKSYSLAGMRLGLAVARPEVISALDKIRDHYNLDRLAQAAAVAALHDQEYLRETVGKIQETRQWFCDQLGKLGYTVIPSHGNYVFATPPDRNGERIYQGLFDRKILVRHFSDPNLAHGLRISIGTQAEMEKTIVALVEIG; encoded by the coding sequence ATGATCAAGCTGCGTAAGAATATTGCCAACATGGCCGGCTATGTACCCGGCTACCAGCCCGAGGACCCGGCAGCCTACATCAAGCTCAATACCAACGAAAATTCCTACCCGCCATCGCCGAAGGTGATAGAGGCAATCATTGCCGAGGTGGGTGAAGGATTAAAGCGCTACCCCGATGCTGCCAGCCGTGCGGCACGTGAAGCGGCGGCGGAACTTTACGGCTTCCCACCCGAATGGGTCATCATGGCCAACGGTTCCGACGAAGTGCTCAACAACCTGATCCGAGCCTTTGCCGACGAAGGGGATGAGATCGCCTTTGTCTACCCGTCCTATTCCTACTACGCAACACTGGCAGAGGTTCAGGGCGCCCGGGTGAAGACCTTCGGCCTGACCGAGGACTGGAAGCTGAAGGATTTCCCCAAGATATACGAGGGCCGGATCTTTTTTCTTACCAATCCTAATGCGCCGTTAGGCTTCACCTTCAGTCAGACCTACATAGAAGAACTGGCCGGGCGTGTTTCGGGAACGCTGGTAATCGATGAGACTTATGCCGATTTTGCCGAAGTTACTTCTCTGGAGCTGGTACGCAAATATGATAATGTGGTAGTAACGCGCACCTTTTCCAAGAGCTACTCCTTGGCCGGCATGCGCCTGGGGCTGGCGGTGGCGAGGCCGGAGGTAATCTCGGCCCTGGACAAGATCAGGGATCACTACAACCTTGACCGGCTCGCCCAGGCTGCGGCGGTGGCGGCCTTGCACGACCAGGAGTATCTCCGCGAAACGGTGGGCAAGATTCAGGAGACCCGGCAGTGGTTCTGCGATCAGCTGGGCAAGCTGGGGTACACCGTTATCCCATCCCATGGCAATTACGTTTTTGCCACTCCACCTGACCGGAACGGCGAACGGATCTACCAGGGGCTTTTCGACAGGAAAATCCTGGTGCGACATTTTTCCGACCCGAACCTGGCTCACGGGCTGCGTATTTCCATCGGCACCCAGGCAGAAATGGAAAAAACAATTGTGGCACTGGTGGAGATCGGCTGA
- the mqnC gene encoding cyclic dehypoxanthinyl futalosine synthase, with protein sequence MLKKIATKIEVNEQLSREEALWLLNDGTLLELGRLADHIRRRLHPDNRVTFVVDRNVNYTNICESQCRFCAFYRTKDADDAYMLEEEAIFAKIAELVQQGGTQLLMQGGLHPDLGIEFFEKLFAGIKSRFPQVQNHSLSPAEVTHIASQSGLTIRQTLERLHRAGLDSIPGGGAEILVDSVRQQISPKKIGWQQWAAVMREAALLGMPTTATMMFGSCEQAEDIVEHLFRVRELQASGGTFTAFIPWTYQPGNTELGGTTATGVEYLKVLSLSRIVLDNIANIQGSWVTQGAKIAQIALYFGANDLGGTMLEENVVAAAGCSFRMSREEMIDLIRGAGFIPARRTTTYEILDEY encoded by the coding sequence ATGTTGAAAAAGATCGCAACTAAAATAGAGGTAAACGAGCAGCTCAGCAGAGAGGAAGCCCTCTGGCTCTTGAATGACGGGACGCTGCTGGAGTTGGGAAGGCTTGCCGACCATATCCGCCGCCGTCTCCATCCCGACAACCGCGTCACTTTCGTTGTTGACAGGAATGTCAATTACACCAACATCTGCGAGTCTCAATGCCGCTTCTGCGCCTTTTACCGGACTAAAGACGCCGACGATGCCTACATGCTCGAGGAGGAGGCAATCTTTGCCAAGATTGCCGAACTGGTCCAACAGGGGGGGACGCAACTGCTCATGCAGGGCGGGCTCCATCCGGACCTGGGAATTGAATTTTTCGAAAAGCTCTTTGCCGGCATCAAGAGCCGCTTTCCCCAGGTGCAGAACCATTCCCTGTCCCCGGCGGAAGTAACCCACATCGCCTCCCAGTCCGGGCTTACCATTCGCCAGACCCTGGAGCGGCTACACAGGGCAGGACTTGACTCCATCCCCGGAGGAGGAGCCGAGATCCTGGTGGACAGTGTTCGGCAGCAGATTTCGCCGAAAAAGATCGGCTGGCAGCAATGGGCGGCGGTAATGAGGGAAGCGGCCCTGCTCGGAATGCCGACCACGGCAACGATGATGTTCGGCAGCTGTGAACAGGCCGAAGATATCGTCGAGCACCTGTTCCGGGTTCGCGAGCTCCAGGCCAGCGGCGGCACATTCACCGCTTTCATTCCCTGGACCTACCAGCCGGGAAACACGGAACTGGGTGGAACGACAGCAACCGGTGTGGAGTATCTGAAGGTTCTTTCCCTGTCACGGATTGTCCTCGACAACATCGCCAACATTCAGGGCAGCTGGGTCACCCAAGGGGCAAAAATCGCCCAGATCGCACTGTATTTCGGCGCCAATGACCTGGGGGGAACAATGCTGGAAGAGAATGTCGTTGCTGCAGCCGGTTGCAGCTTCCGCATGTCCCGTGAGGAAATGATCGACCTCATCCGTGGCGCGGGCTTCATCCCGGCCCGGCGCACCACCACTTATGAAATCCTTGACGAATATTGA
- the mqnE gene encoding aminofutalosine synthase MqnE produces the protein MITMAAIAEKVRDKRRIDEDEALFLFRHHDLLAIGELAAMANERKNGRKVFFNVNRHINHTNICVNRCKFCAFARAADQPGAYLYDLDEIRNRATEALQQGATEIHIVGGLHPDLPFDFYLEMLRTVREVSPSLHIKAFTAVEIDYLAKLCDCSISDTLVKLKEAGLGSLPGGGAEIFREGIRQQLCPEKISGERWLAIMEEVHRAGLKSNATMLYGHLESFADRVDHMRRLRELQDRTGGFQVFIPLAFQPENSPLTITKGTGTTGVDDLKTLAIARIYLDNFDNIKAYWVMLGEKVAQVALAFGVNDLDGTVVEEKIGHDAGAASPQAMSRDGIIALIRKAGREPVERDTLYNELRTY, from the coding sequence ATGATTACCATGGCTGCCATAGCCGAAAAGGTGCGGGACAAGCGGCGCATTGACGAAGATGAAGCGCTCTTTCTCTTCCGGCACCATGATCTGCTGGCCATTGGCGAACTTGCAGCGATGGCCAATGAACGCAAGAATGGCCGGAAAGTCTTTTTCAATGTCAATCGCCACATCAACCACACCAACATCTGCGTCAACCGCTGCAAGTTCTGCGCATTCGCCCGTGCCGCCGATCAACCGGGGGCATACCTGTACGACCTGGATGAAATCAGGAACCGGGCGACCGAAGCCCTGCAGCAGGGGGCAACGGAAATCCACATCGTCGGAGGGTTGCACCCCGACCTGCCGTTCGATTTTTACCTGGAGATGCTGCGAACTGTCCGGGAGGTCTCTCCATCACTGCACATCAAGGCATTCACAGCGGTGGAGATCGATTATCTGGCAAAGCTTTGCGACTGCTCCATCAGTGATACCCTGGTCAAGCTCAAGGAGGCCGGACTGGGCTCGTTGCCGGGCGGTGGAGCAGAGATATTCAGGGAAGGCATCCGGCAACAGCTCTGCCCGGAAAAAATTTCGGGCGAAAGGTGGCTTGCCATAATGGAGGAGGTGCACCGGGCCGGTCTCAAGTCCAATGCCACCATGCTCTATGGACATCTGGAGAGCTTCGCCGACCGGGTTGACCACATGCGGAGGCTGCGTGAACTGCAAGACCGCACCGGAGGGTTCCAGGTATTCATCCCTTTAGCCTTCCAGCCCGAAAACTCGCCGCTGACCATCACCAAGGGAACCGGAACAACAGGGGTAGACGACCTGAAAACCTTGGCCATTGCCCGCATCTACCTGGATAACTTTGATAATATCAAGGCCTATTGGGTAATGCTGGGAGAAAAGGTCGCCCAGGTAGCCCTCGCCTTCGGCGTCAACGATTTGGACGGCACGGTGGTGGAAGAGAAGATCGGCCATGACGCCGGAGCTGCATCACCCCAGGCCATGAGCCGCGACGGCATCATCGCTCTCATCCGCAAAGCCGGCCGTGAGCCGGTTGAGCGCGATACTCTTTACAACGAACTGCGGACCTATTGA
- a CDS encoding UbiX family flavin prenyltransferase has protein sequence MSIRRFTLAITGASGAFYGLRTAEEILKSGAHLTLLVTRAGFAVLKEECSLNWHGNPAQIRDMICGHFNVDPVKLAYHAEDDLYAPIASGSAAAHAMIVAPCSMGSLSRIAGGNSGNLIERCADVMLKEKKPLILVPRETPLNEIHLKNMLKLARMHAAIIPAMPAFYHHPRSINDMVDFVVGRVLDMAGVEHDLFCRWGQPERDDR, from the coding sequence ATGAGCATCCGCCGCTTTACCCTGGCCATAACCGGCGCATCCGGTGCCTTTTACGGCCTGAGAACCGCAGAGGAGATTCTCAAAAGCGGCGCCCACTTAACGCTGCTGGTAACAAGGGCAGGTTTTGCAGTCCTTAAAGAAGAATGCTCCCTGAATTGGCATGGCAACCCGGCGCAAATCAGAGACATGATATGCGGTCATTTCAACGTGGATCCGGTAAAGCTTGCGTATCACGCAGAAGATGATCTCTACGCCCCCATCGCCAGCGGCTCTGCAGCCGCACATGCGATGATCGTCGCTCCATGCAGCATGGGAAGCCTTTCCCGCATCGCCGGCGGCAATTCAGGCAATCTGATCGAACGTTGCGCCGACGTCATGCTCAAGGAAAAAAAACCGCTTATTCTGGTACCCCGCGAAACGCCGCTCAACGAGATTCACCTGAAAAACATGCTCAAGCTGGCCCGGATGCACGCTGCCATCATACCGGCCATGCCCGCCTTCTACCACCACCCCCGGTCCATCAATGACATGGTCGATTTTGTCGTCGGCAGAGTCCTGGACATGGCAGGTGTGGAACATGATCTGTTTTGCCGATGGGGCCAGCCGGAAAGGGATGACCGATGA
- a CDS encoding 4-hydroxybenzoate octaprenyltransferase produces the protein MAGNESMEIKLQQGSIWRRVTIFLEMIKFSHTIFALPFAFTGAVLAAGGLPSIYQTFWILMAMVGARTAAMSLNRLIDADIDGRNPRTKGRAIPAGLLSKGMVALFICLSVALMLWAARMLNPLCFYLSPIALFFLVLYSYCKRFTALAHVVLGLCLAAAPLGAWIAITGNFSLPAVLLALAVLVWVAGFDILYALQDLEFDRTSGLHSIPVSLGVNGSLWMARLLHLLMIALLTSIYLIMQLGILFLIGLIITAILAGYEHWLLRKGDLTKLDAAFFNMNGYISVVIFLFTLFDILVRRTA, from the coding sequence ATGGCTGGGAATGAATCAATGGAGATAAAACTGCAGCAGGGTAGCATCTGGAGGAGAGTCACCATCTTTCTGGAGATGATAAAATTCTCCCACACCATCTTTGCCCTCCCCTTTGCTTTCACCGGGGCGGTGCTGGCTGCGGGAGGACTTCCCTCCATCTACCAGACCTTCTGGATTCTCATGGCTATGGTTGGCGCCCGCACTGCCGCCATGAGCCTGAACCGGCTTATCGATGCCGATATCGACGGCAGAAACCCCCGCACCAAGGGGCGTGCTATTCCGGCAGGGCTCCTCAGCAAGGGGATGGTTGCTCTCTTCATCTGCCTTTCGGTGGCGCTCATGCTCTGGGCTGCCCGGATGCTCAATCCTTTGTGCTTCTACCTGTCCCCAATTGCCCTTTTCTTTCTTGTGCTCTATTCCTATTGCAAGCGTTTTACGGCCCTGGCCCATGTGGTCCTTGGACTCTGTCTTGCCGCCGCCCCCCTTGGTGCATGGATCGCCATCACCGGCAACTTCAGCCTTCCGGCAGTACTGCTGGCTCTGGCGGTGCTGGTCTGGGTGGCGGGATTTGACATCCTATATGCACTGCAGGACCTGGAATTCGACCGCACAAGCGGCCTGCACTCCATCCCGGTCAGCCTTGGCGTCAACGGCTCACTCTGGATGGCCCGTCTTCTGCACCTCCTGATGATCGCCCTCCTGACCAGTATCTATTTAATCATGCAGCTGGGCATCCTCTTCCTTATCGGACTGATAATAACAGCAATACTGGCAGGCTATGAGCACTGGCTGCTGCGCAAGGGGGATCTGACCAAACTGGATGCCGCATTTTTCAACATGAACGGCTACATCAGTGTCGTCATCTTCCTCTTTACGCTGTTCGATATCCTGGTGAGGAGAACGGCATGA
- a CDS encoding dicarboxylate/amino acid:cation symporter has protein sequence MKLLKTYGFSLLLILSISAGLLLGSFHPGAARAIRPLGDLFLNLLFMIIVPLVFFTVSSSIAVSADSRRLTRTSSAMVIVFLATSLVAAVGALLFMLIVQPSPGAGVVLKGQPVQEVPSLLAQLVKAFTASDFPELISRRSMLPLIVFSIGVGLATRSSKEAGASFGRFLAGGAQVFIRMVDYVMYAAPIGLLAWFAATVVDTGEALAAAYFNVFIVYYTFSAFYFVAGFSLYAFLAGGVVAVRRFWAHMLEPSLTALGTCSSMATMPVNLEAAPKMGVPQGISDVVIPVGAALHKDGSVIGGVLKILFAMSLFHQELTFSRLIVVVGVAILVGVVMGAIPSGGMIGEMLILSVFGFPPETLPLLAAISVIIDPLATLLNATGDNVAAMLVTRLTDGVAWEEKEGGQPWARKA, from the coding sequence ATGAAGCTGCTGAAGACTTACGGTTTCTCCCTGCTTCTGATCCTGTCAATCAGCGCCGGGCTTTTGCTCGGCTCCTTCCATCCCGGCGCAGCCCGTGCCATCCGCCCTTTGGGAGACTTGTTCCTCAATCTGCTCTTCATGATCATCGTGCCGCTGGTATTCTTTACCGTTTCCTCCAGCATTGCCGTTAGTGCCGACAGTAGAAGGCTAACCAGAACTTCATCGGCCATGGTCATAGTCTTTCTGGCGACAAGTCTTGTTGCAGCCGTCGGTGCGCTGCTGTTCATGCTCATTGTCCAGCCTTCGCCTGGTGCCGGCGTGGTCCTCAAGGGACAGCCGGTGCAGGAGGTCCCTTCCCTGCTGGCCCAGCTGGTCAAGGCCTTTACCGCCAGCGATTTTCCCGAGTTGATCTCACGCAGGTCAATGCTGCCGTTGATTGTCTTTTCAATCGGCGTGGGATTGGCGACACGCTCCAGTAAAGAGGCAGGTGCTTCATTTGGCCGCTTCCTGGCCGGCGGTGCACAGGTCTTCATCCGTATGGTGGATTACGTCATGTATGCGGCACCCATAGGACTACTGGCCTGGTTTGCCGCCACCGTAGTCGATACCGGCGAGGCCCTTGCCGCGGCATATTTCAACGTCTTCATCGTCTACTATACCTTCTCTGCCTTTTATTTTGTGGCTGGCTTTTCACTCTACGCCTTCCTGGCCGGAGGCGTTGTTGCCGTACGCCGCTTCTGGGCCCACATGCTCGAGCCTTCCCTTACCGCGCTCGGCACCTGTTCCAGCATGGCCACCATGCCGGTGAATCTGGAGGCGGCGCCGAAAATGGGGGTGCCACAAGGCATCAGTGACGTGGTGATCCCGGTGGGGGCTGCCCTGCACAAGGATGGATCGGTGATCGGCGGCGTGCTCAAGATACTTTTTGCCATGAGTCTCTTCCACCAGGAACTTACCTTCAGCCGTCTGATTGTGGTGGTGGGTGTCGCCATTCTTGTCGGGGTGGTGATGGGTGCCATTCCCAGCGGCGGCATGATCGGTGAAATGCTGATACTGTCGGTGTTCGGTTTTCCACCGGAAACCCTGCCGCTTCTTGCTGCCATCAGTGTCATTATCGATCCCCTTGCCACGCTCCTCAATGCCACCGGTGACAACGTGGCTGCCATGCTGGTGACGCGGTTGACTGACGGAGTCGCCTGGGAAGAAAAAGAGGGGGGGCAGCCATGGGCAAGAAAAGCTTAG
- a CDS encoding L,D-transpeptidase family protein — protein sequence MGKKSLALFLLFSLFMLTGCRHQRPWQSSQDCLLRLPMESRQAVVVTTDGLSSSGAAIHLFERENGTWRPVDGPIAAVVGRNGLAQPGEKREGDGRTPMGTFLLERGFGYEPLQTKIPYIVLTPDMIWIDDPSSPLYNTLTMKGEGLGLSHEIMRRTDDLYKYGIVIEYNTKETLPGAGSAIFFHIWRNDEAPTSGCVAAAETDILRILHWLDPRQHPMAVIGDACP from the coding sequence ATGGGCAAGAAAAGCTTAGCTCTTTTTCTCCTTTTTAGCCTGTTCATGTTGACCGGCTGCCGGCATCAGCGGCCATGGCAGTCTTCTCAAGACTGTCTGCTCAGGCTCCCCATGGAGAGCCGGCAGGCAGTAGTGGTGACAACTGATGGGCTATCGTCTTCCGGGGCGGCAATTCATCTCTTTGAACGGGAGAATGGCACTTGGCGGCCCGTTGATGGGCCGATTGCGGCAGTGGTCGGAAGAAACGGGCTGGCTCAACCGGGTGAGAAGCGGGAAGGGGATGGCAGAACGCCAATGGGCACATTTCTTCTGGAGAGAGGTTTCGGCTACGAGCCTCTGCAGACGAAAATACCTTATATCGTCCTCACACCGGATATGATCTGGATTGATGATCCCAGCTCTCCGCTCTATAACACTCTGACCATGAAAGGAGAGGGGCTGGGGTTATCTCACGAGATCATGAGACGGACCGATGACCTCTACAAGTACGGCATTGTCATCGAATACAACACCAAGGAGACATTGCCGGGCGCCGGAAGTGCCATCTTTTTCCACATCTGGCGCAATGATGAGGCCCCCACCTCGGGATGTGTGGCGGCTGCGGAGACCGATATCCTCCGCATACTGCACTGGCTTGACCCAAGGCAGCATCCGATGGCAGTTATCGGCGATGCCTGTCCCTAG
- a CDS encoding L-lactate dehydrogenase: protein MKIGIVGCGFVGATAAYAMVMRGVGRKLVMVDVNRARARAEAADISHAVPFAHALEVIAGEYEELEGASVVLVAAGVGQKPGETRLQLLERNAAIFKEVIPQVLRHAGDAVLLVASNPVDVLTHLAASIAGELGIPSSRVVGSGTTLDTARFRSLLSSSLGIDPRHVHAYVLGEHGDSEVLGWSTVTVGGMPLDAFAHRKGASFPPGLIASIDHQVRHAAYEIISGKQATYYGIGSALANIVEVMVYDRRSILTVCTPLPEVEGVENVTIALPHLVGGRGVLETFPPALDHMEREALRNSARIVRNAIESINV, encoded by the coding sequence ATGAAGATAGGTATCGTCGGATGCGGTTTTGTCGGAGCTACGGCAGCCTATGCCATGGTCATGCGCGGGGTCGGTCGGAAACTGGTCATGGTGGATGTGAACCGCGCCCGTGCAAGAGCCGAGGCAGCGGACATTTCCCATGCCGTTCCCTTTGCCCACGCACTGGAGGTGATTGCCGGGGAATATGAGGAACTGGAAGGGGCTTCAGTGGTGCTGGTTGCCGCCGGGGTGGGGCAAAAGCCCGGGGAAACACGGTTGCAGCTCCTGGAACGGAATGCGGCTATTTTCAAGGAGGTCATTCCCCAAGTGCTGCGCCATGCTGGCGACGCCGTGCTGCTGGTGGCGTCCAATCCGGTGGATGTGTTGACCCATCTTGCTGCCTCCATAGCCGGAGAGTTGGGAATACCCTCCTCCCGTGTAGTCGGTTCGGGCACCACCCTTGATACGGCCCGTTTCCGTAGTCTGCTCAGCTCATCCCTCGGTATCGATCCACGGCATGTGCATGCTTATGTCCTTGGCGAGCACGGGGATTCGGAGGTTCTGGGCTGGTCGACGGTGACGGTCGGTGGCATGCCACTCGATGCCTTTGCCCATCGCAAGGGGGCTTCCTTCCCGCCGGGGCTGATTGCGTCAATAGATCACCAGGTAAGGCATGCCGCCTACGAGATCATCAGCGGCAAGCAGGCCACTTACTACGGCATAGGCAGTGCCCTGGCCAACATCGTCGAGGTCATGGTCTATGATCGCCGTTCGATCCTCACCGTCTGCACACCTTTGCCGGAGGTGGAGGGTGTAGAGAATGTCACCATTGCCCTGCCGCATCTGGTGGGAGGGCGGGGGGTGCTGGAGACCTTTCCTCCGGCACTGGATCACATGGAGCGGGAGGCATTGCGCAACAGTGCGCGAATCGTGCGCAATGCCATCGAGAGTATTAATGTGTGA
- a CDS encoding YtxH domain-containing protein, giving the protein MAEKCSGTGAMLSFLAGAAVGTGLALLYAPKTGKEVRGRITDLSNDTVSKMKGYGSQAQEKMKSFYNTGRDMFREKKEQMSATMETGEEPLGRA; this is encoded by the coding sequence ATGGCAGAAAAGTGTTCAGGCACAGGTGCAATGTTGTCTTTTTTGGCCGGGGCAGCGGTAGGCACAGGGCTGGCGCTACTTTACGCCCCAAAAACCGGCAAAGAAGTGCGGGGCCGGATCACCGATCTCAGTAACGACACCGTAAGCAAAATGAAAGGATATGGCAGCCAGGCACAGGAAAAAATGAAGAGCTTTTATAACACCGGCAGGGATATGTTCCGGGAAAAAAAGGAGCAGATGTCAGCGACCATGGAAACCGGCGAAGAACCGCTGGGGCGTGCATGA
- a CDS encoding glycosyltransferase family 2 protein, with translation MTRLSVVIPVYNAEKTIESLCNTLFDLYRNSFELEVVLVNDNSRDSTHIICQRLHEANPETVTYIRLARNFGEHSAVMAGLNNATGDYAVIMDDDFQNPPEEISRMVAEIEKGYDVVYTHYPVKRDSIFRNLGSAFNDKMANVILQKPADLYLSSFKIMNRFLINEVIIYTGPDPYIDAIIFRSTSNIGRVEVRHDKRRHGRSNYTIGKLISLWGNMVVSYSLIPLRILGLAGFIMTLIGVYVGGTSLLDAILPYRQDPTEYETLIALTTFFRGFQLLAVSVVGEYVGRIYLALNCDPQFVIREKFSAQKKLQFAAVHTGLNHGYNKKTGN, from the coding sequence ATGACCAGACTCTCTGTCGTCATTCCTGTATATAATGCTGAAAAGACTATTGAATCCCTCTGTAATACCCTCTTTGATTTGTACCGCAACAGCTTCGAACTTGAAGTGGTCCTTGTCAACGACAACAGCCGGGACAGCACCCATATCATCTGTCAGCGCCTCCACGAGGCAAATCCGGAGACTGTAACATATATCAGACTGGCACGGAATTTCGGCGAGCACAGTGCCGTTATGGCCGGTCTCAACAATGCTACCGGCGATTATGCCGTCATCATGGATGATGATTTTCAGAATCCCCCGGAGGAAATCAGCCGCATGGTGGCTGAGATTGAAAAAGGATACGATGTCGTCTATACCCATTATCCAGTGAAGAGGGACAGCATTTTCCGCAACCTGGGCAGTGCCTTCAATGACAAGATGGCTAACGTCATCCTGCAGAAGCCTGCCGATCTCTACCTGTCCAGCTTCAAGATCATGAACCGTTTCTTGATCAATGAAGTGATAATATATACGGGCCCCGACCCGTACATCGATGCCATCATATTCCGTTCGACCTCCAATATAGGCAGGGTGGAGGTGCGCCATGACAAAAGAAGGCATGGCCGGTCCAATTATACCATCGGCAAGCTGATTTCGCTCTGGGGCAACATGGTGGTCAGCTACTCGCTTATCCCCCTCCGGATACTGGGTCTGGCGGGCTTTATCATGACCCTCATAGGGGTATACGTGGGAGGGACCTCCCTGCTTGATGCCATTCTTCCCTATCGTCAGGATCCGACCGAATATGAGACTCTTATTGCCCTTACTACTTTTTTCCGAGGCTTTCAGCTGTTGGCCGTAAGTGTCGTCGGTGAATACGTGGGCCGTATTTACCTTGCCCTCAACTGCGATCCGCAATTCGTTATCCGCGAGAAATTTTCCGCCCAGAAAAAACTGCAGTTTGCTGCTGTACATACGGGATTAAATCATGGCTACAATAAGAAAACAGGCAATTAG